The following coding sequences lie in one Spirochaetota bacterium genomic window:
- a CDS encoding CoA transferase subunit A: protein MGKVMSTAEAVGRFVGDGDFLFIGGYICRPPFAAIHEIIRQKKRDLTVTRSNAADDFDMLIGAGCVKRFISTFISLGLYGLARCYRRSIEKGIPHKIEIEEYTNLSLPLMLMAGALGMPFVPVKDMAGTDLLKISSFMGEKKYKQIDSPFDGSPVLLAPALRPDVAIIHVQQADEEGNAQMWGIGGDCKWGANAAQKVIVSCERIVSRETVGTDPSRTIVPSFKVVAVTEEPFGAHPGYTPGFYDVDLTYGYLYQQASSTAEGFDKFLDEWVYGMKDRAGYTQHFIQRFGYAQFKKLQAKFDYGYPVSYAY from the coding sequence ATGGGCAAGGTGATGAGCACCGCCGAGGCGGTCGGAAGGTTCGTGGGCGACGGCGACTTCCTTTTTATCGGCGGCTACATATGCCGTCCGCCGTTCGCCGCCATCCACGAGATCATCCGCCAGAAGAAACGGGACCTGACCGTCACGAGGAGCAACGCGGCCGACGACTTCGACATGCTTATCGGTGCCGGGTGCGTGAAGCGCTTCATCTCCACGTTCATCTCCCTGGGACTGTACGGCCTCGCGCGGTGCTACCGCCGCTCGATCGAAAAGGGAATCCCGCACAAGATCGAGATCGAGGAGTACACGAACCTCTCGCTCCCCCTCATGCTCATGGCCGGGGCGCTGGGGATGCCCTTCGTCCCGGTGAAGGACATGGCCGGCACCGACCTCTTAAAGATAAGCTCGTTCATGGGCGAGAAGAAATACAAGCAGATCGACTCGCCCTTCGACGGGAGCCCGGTGCTCCTCGCGCCCGCGCTGCGGCCCGACGTCGCGATCATCCACGTGCAGCAGGCCGACGAGGAGGGCAACGCGCAGATGTGGGGGATCGGGGGTGACTGCAAGTGGGGCGCGAACGCGGCGCAGAAGGTGATCGTGAGCTGCGAGCGGATCGTGAGCCGCGAGACCGTAGGCACCGATCCCTCGCGCACGATCGTCCCTTCATTTAAAGTGGTCGCGGTCACCGAGGAGCCCTTTGGCGCGCACCCGGGGTACACGCCCGGATTCTACGACGTGGATTTGACCTACGGATACCTCTACCAGCAGGCCTCGTCGACGGCCGAGGGGTTCGATAAATTCCTGGACGAGTGGGTGTACGGCATGAAGGACCGCGCCGGGTACACCCAGCACTTCATCCAGCGTTTCGGGTACGCGCAGTTTAAAAAACTCCAGGCGAAGTTCGATTACGGATATCCCGTATCGTACGCCTACTAG
- a CDS encoding formate C-acetyltransferase/glycerol dehydratase family glycyl radical enzyme: MGTQNASLKDEARSRVDNLRWKIIDAPQEVCIERARYVTESMRLHWDEPPLRRISFALEHILKNISVVIREEELVVGCRTSKLKGAPLFPENKARWIEGDLDGFDQRVVQRALITPAEKKELAESILPFWRGKTVEECMEGRMPADVAADMDKYIFTMMLEITYGIGHFTMNHKKVLARGLRGVMDDARAKMDRLSSEEKAGEKGLFYEAVIRSCGAAVIFARRYADHADALAAAEKNASRAAELREIARVCRHVPEFPAESFHEAAQSFYFIHLIAQIESGGNSISLGRIDQILYPYYKKDADAGRITPDRAREILALLYVKTNEIWNVLEEAFIPGGEGTEGKTTQNVTVGGMDERGEDATNELSLIGLDAYADVRTVQPNFGVRISKKDTGPLLTRAAEYARDGVLLHFFNDEAIIASLVKSGHTIEDARDYGVVGCLEPNAQGKTFGSTFAVQFNGIKCVEFALSNGIDNIFGYRSGIETGDPASFTSFDDVWKAYDAQMRHFIGQMVRGMGVLDGAIAEMVPSPFASAMVEGCIEKGKDLTAGGAVYNSTGVQLMGFANIVDSLYAVSSAVFRDKRFSIGDLAEWLSADWQDHDDKRAWFLNRVPKYGNDNDEVDAMAARVVEHYCDVLAGHRHHRGGAFWPGIFSVGFHISMGAFTGATADGRYAGDVLGNGITPTTGNAASGPTAIMNSVVKLPLARIFNGANLNMRFQGKRIMTAHLAVLIRTYFANGGMQVQFNMLDSDVLREAKAMPEKYRDLFVRVSGYSAEFTGLSEIAQDEIISRTEFELAK, encoded by the coding sequence ATCAGCGTCGTCATCCGCGAGGAAGAGCTGGTCGTGGGATGCCGCACCTCGAAGCTCAAGGGCGCGCCGCTCTTTCCCGAGAACAAGGCGAGGTGGATCGAGGGAGACCTTGACGGCTTCGACCAGAGGGTGGTCCAGCGCGCCCTCATAACCCCCGCCGAAAAGAAGGAGCTCGCCGAATCCATACTGCCGTTCTGGCGCGGGAAGACCGTAGAAGAGTGCATGGAAGGGCGCATGCCCGCCGACGTCGCCGCGGACATGGATAAGTACATCTTCACCATGATGCTCGAGATCACCTATGGCATAGGGCACTTTACGATGAACCACAAGAAGGTGCTCGCGCGCGGCCTGCGCGGCGTGATGGACGACGCGCGCGCGAAGATGGACCGGCTTTCCAGTGAAGAAAAGGCCGGCGAAAAGGGCCTCTTCTACGAGGCGGTCATACGCTCATGCGGCGCGGCTGTCATCTTCGCGCGGCGTTATGCCGATCACGCCGATGCGCTTGCCGCCGCCGAGAAGAACGCCTCGCGCGCCGCGGAGCTGCGCGAGATCGCGCGGGTGTGCCGTCACGTGCCCGAGTTTCCCGCCGAAAGCTTCCACGAGGCGGCGCAGTCGTTCTATTTCATCCACCTGATCGCACAGATCGAGTCCGGGGGGAATTCAATCTCCCTGGGGCGCATCGACCAGATCCTGTATCCCTACTATAAAAAGGACGCGGACGCGGGACGCATCACGCCCGATCGGGCTCGCGAGATCCTGGCGCTCCTCTATGTAAAGACGAACGAAATATGGAACGTGCTCGAGGAGGCCTTCATCCCCGGCGGCGAGGGCACGGAGGGCAAGACCACGCAGAACGTCACGGTGGGCGGAATGGACGAACGCGGGGAGGACGCGACCAACGAGCTGAGCCTTATCGGCCTGGACGCGTACGCGGACGTGCGCACGGTGCAGCCCAACTTCGGCGTGAGGATTTCGAAGAAGGACACGGGGCCCCTGTTGACCAGGGCGGCCGAATACGCGCGCGACGGGGTGCTGCTGCATTTTTTCAACGACGAGGCGATCATCGCGTCGCTGGTAAAATCGGGCCACACGATCGAGGACGCGCGGGACTACGGTGTCGTGGGATGCCTGGAGCCCAATGCGCAAGGCAAGACGTTCGGATCGACCTTCGCGGTCCAGTTTAACGGGATCAAGTGCGTCGAGTTCGCGCTCTCCAACGGCATCGACAACATCTTCGGATACCGCTCCGGGATCGAGACGGGTGACCCCGCGTCGTTCACGTCCTTCGACGATGTGTGGAAGGCGTACGATGCGCAGATGCGCCATTTTATCGGCCAGATGGTCCGCGGCATGGGGGTGCTCGACGGGGCGATCGCGGAGATGGTTCCCTCTCCCTTCGCCTCGGCCATGGTGGAGGGATGCATCGAGAAGGGAAAGGACCTCACGGCGGGGGGCGCCGTCTACAACTCCACCGGCGTGCAGCTCATGGGATTCGCGAACATCGTGGACAGCCTGTACGCCGTGAGCTCGGCCGTGTTCCGGGATAAGCGCTTTTCCATAGGCGACTTGGCCGAATGGCTTTCCGCCGACTGGCAGGACCACGATGACAAGCGCGCGTGGTTCCTGAACCGCGTTCCCAAGTACGGCAACGACAACGACGAGGTCGACGCGATGGCGGCGCGGGTCGTGGAACACTACTGCGACGTGCTGGCGGGACACCGGCATCACCGGGGCGGCGCGTTCTGGCCGGGGATATTCTCGGTGGGCTTCCATATAAGCATGGGCGCCTTCACGGGGGCGACGGCGGACGGCCGTTATGCGGGAGACGTTTTAGGCAACGGGATCACGCCCACGACGGGAAACGCCGCGAGCGGGCCCACGGCGATCATGAATTCCGTGGTGAAGCTTCCCCTGGCGAGGATTTTCAACGGCGCGAACCTGAATATGCGCTTCCAGGGGAAAAGGATAATGACGGCGCACCTGGCCGTGCTCATACGCACCTATTTCGCGAACGGCGGCATGCAGGTACAGTTCAACATGCTGGATTCGGACGTGCTCAGGGAGGCGAAGGCGATGCCGGAAAAATACCGGGACCTCTTCGTGCGCGTGAGCGGCTACTCCGCGGAGTTCACGGGGCTCTCCGAGATCGCGCAGGACGAGATCATCAGCAGGACGGAGTTCGAGCTCGCGAAGTGA